The proteins below are encoded in one region of Chelonia mydas isolate rCheMyd1 chromosome 11, rCheMyd1.pri.v2, whole genome shotgun sequence:
- the RUFY4 gene encoding RUN and FYVE domain-containing protein 4: MAGAGELLRMIQDLRNTVGELKQKYKERRLPVTDGSQELHGLCAQLEFLLQFDLKEKRSFFGQRRDYWDFLCQGLARQRQGHEGVQFVSSLEKLRTPVGKGRAFIRYCLVHRQLAESLQLCFLDPQMTSEWYYARSPFLHPQLRADVMGCLYELDGVAFHLALKRADLDTAWPMFSETLSRSSSQSPVNSQKEGPAGPVGNPAGDSEKHRGARRGPQEEPQLPGQVSRSPGLSPDDQFQPGLEESREHTSTAASLERSQESGRQAGSQQRGWEAAGGGKPEAELPGANAQLRLQVEALGRELQCSLAAARELESAAAQPAPGRSEEPDRPRQAAAQPCSRRAEEQAGQIRALQASRALLRDALEEREALVSALRQQLSQREEETASLRAAHAQELAEREARHGARLAEGEERRQELAERLSRARREAEQEAAAAAGRRQEARAAAQALEEAEGRLRAQEAERRARLAGAEAQELRHQQLLSRCRGLQEQLSASEGRLEEAEAQVAALQSQLSQGPREGPSGSPPLGPEEETARRAALEGRLRQAELQAEGLREKLERGLAEGRRLEREREALLESAVSQGQSLAAARLEAQDLQEELAAGQARHASLQAALEQAERALRDKEEGARGRQQELEGQSAKLRDALAANAALAEAAAGFAGEKARLEARASEARAGQERAAAELRRRLAECEEQRRAGREEKRQLQALLQGAAEERDVLATQVQSTAAALESRAQEAARLRGELEELRARSQREDPRLQDALAGQKEASDGQIVALRHQVQALELEKQRAADTLEQARGQLAAVLAEKDALEETWARAAVELERAVGGGRLEAGDEEPLGLARGQGAAEEKVAGGGGPPTGKLPGEPLEDLGAVAMREQASPEQKARKGVEEMVKHLTTHLEKAMREAQQKGQLLKAKEEEAKHLAEQLGRARQDGEQFRLALEKAQREAKEREKKHHGQLAEQQELVREVKGRLLELLREKDALWQKTEGIDPRAPSVVPQDLSLCARCSQDFGFLSRRYQCRLCQGTVCQACSVESGRRERCCLLCWQKRNFKGT, encoded by the exons ATGGCAGGAGCCGGAGAACTCCTCCGCATGATTCAGGACTTAAGGA ATACCGTCGGGGAGCTCAAGCAGAAGTACAAGGAGCGGAGGCTGCCGGTCACCGacggcagccaggagctgcacgGGCTCTGTGCCCAGCTGGAGTTCCTGCTGCAG TTTGACCTGAAGGAGAAGAGGAGTTTCTTCGGGCAGCGGCGGGACTACTGGGACTTCCTGTGCCAAGGCCTCGCGAGGCAGCGCCAGGGGCACGAGGGCGTGCAATTCGTCAGCTCCCTGGAGAAG CTCAGGACCCCTGTGGGGAAAGGACGAGCCTTCATTCGCTACTGCCTGGTGCACCGGCAGCTGGCAGAgtcgctgcagctctgcttcctgGACCCCCAGATGACCAG TGAGTGGTACTacgcccggagccccttcctgcacccgcAGCTGCGAGCCGACGTCATGGGCTGCCTCTACGAGCTGGACGGCGTCGCCTTCCACCTGGCCCTCAAGAGAGCCGACCTGGACACGGCCTGGCCCATGTTCTCCGA GACTCTGTCCAGATCCTCCAGCCAAAGCCCCGTGAACAGCCAGAAGGAGGGGCCAGCCGGGCCG GTTGGGAACCCAGCTGGAGACAGCGAGAAACACCGCGGAGCCAGGAGAGGACCCCAGGAGGAGCCCCAGCTCCCGGGACAGGTCAGCCGATctccggggctcagccctgatgACCAGTTCCAGCCCGGACTGGAAGAGTCCAGGGAACATACGTCAACGGCGGCCTCTTTGGAGAGGAGCCAGGAGAGCGGGCGACAGGCGGGTTCCCAGCAACGGGGCTGGGAGGCGGCCGGAGGCGGAAAGCCAGAGGCTGAGCTCCCGGGGGCTAATGCCCAGCTGCGGCTGCAGGTCGAGgcgctgggcagggagctgcaatGCAGCCTGGCCGCAGCCCGGGAGCTGGAGTCCGCGGCGGCTCAGCCAGCGCCAGGCCGCAGCGAGGAGCCCGACAGGCCGCGGCAGGCggcagcccagccctgcagccgcCGGGCGGAGGAGCAGGCCGGGCAGATCCGGGCGCTGCAGGCCTCCCGGGCCTTGCTGCGCGACgcgctggaggagagggaggcgCTGGTGAGCGCCCTGAGGCAGCAGCTGTcccagagggaggaggagacgGCGTCCCTGCGGGCAGCCCACGCCCAGGAGCTGGCGGAGCGCGAGGCGCGGCACGGAGCCAGGCTggcggagggggaggagcggcGGCAGGAGCTCGCCGAGCGGCTGTCCCGGGCCAGGCGCGAGGCCGAGCAAGAGGCGGCCGCGGCGGCCGGCCGGCGCCAGGAGGCTCGGGCCGCGGCCCAGGCCCTGGAGGAGGCCGAGGGGCGGCTGCGAGCGCAGGAGGCCGAGAGGAGGGCGCGCCTGGCGGGAGCAGAAGCCCAGGAGCTGAGGCACCAGCAGCTGCTGTCGCGGTGCCGGGGGCTCCAGGAGCAGCTGAGTGCGAGCGAAGGGCGGCTGGAGGAGGCGGAGGCCCAGGTGGCGGCTCTGCAGAGCCAGCTCAGCCAGGGGCCGCGGGAAGGGCCCAGCGGCAGCCCCCCGCTCGGCCCGGAGGAGGAGACGGCCCGGAGGGCCGCGCTGGAGGGCAGGCTCCGGCAGGCCGAGCTGCAGGCCGAGGGGCTGAGAGAGAAGCTGGAGCGGGGCCTGGCGGAGGGCAGGCGGCTGGAGAGGGAGCGCGAGGCCCTGCTGGAGTCAGCGGTGTCTCAGGGGCAGAGCCTGGCGGCCGCCCGGCTGGAGGCTCAGGACCTCCAGGAAGAGCTGGCCGCAGGGCAGGCGCGACACGCCTCCCTCCAGGCGGCTTTGGAGCAGGCGGAGAGGGCCCTGCGGGACAAGGAGGAAGGCGCACGGGGCcggcagcaggagctggaggggcagTCGGCCAAGCTGCGGGATGCCCTGGCCGCAAACGCCGCTCTGGCGGAAGCAGCCGCGGGCTTCGCGGGCGAGAAGGCCCGGCTGGAGGCGCGAGCGAGCGAGGCGCGAGCCGGGCAGGAGAGGGCTGCAGCCGAGCTGCGGAGGCGGCTGGCGGAGTGCGAGGAGCAAAGGCGCGCGGGGCGAGAGGAGAAACGGCAgctccaggccctgctgcagggagccgccGAAGAGAGAGACGTCCTGGCCACGCAAGTGCAAAGCACCGCGGCCGCCCTGGAGAGCCGTGCCCAGGAGGCAGCGCGGCTCCGGGGCGAGCTGGAGGAACTGAGGGCCCGCAGCCAGCGGGAGGACCCCCGGCTGCAGGACGCCCTGGCCGGGCAGAAGGAGGCGAGCGACGGGCAGATCGTGGCGCTCCGGCACCAGGTGCAGGCGTTGgagctggagaagcagagagCCGCCGACACGCTGGAGCAGGCCCGGGGGCAGCTCGCTGCCGTGCTGGCGGAGAAGGACGCCTTGGAGGAGACGTGGGCCCGAGCTGCTGTGGAGCTGGAGCGGGCGGTGGGAGGCGGCCGGCtggaggctggggatgaggaaccCCTGGGGCTGGCCAGAGGACAGGGCGCAGCGGAGGAGAAAGTGGCTGGAGGGGGTGGACCACCGACGGGCAAGCTGCCAGGGgagccgctggaggacctggggGCAGTGGCCATGCGGGAGCAGGCCAGTCCAGAGCAGAAAGCAAGGAAGGGTGTCGAAGAGATGGTGAAG CACCTGACCACCCACCTGGAGAAGGCGATGCGGGAAGCCCAGCAGAAAGGGCAGCTGCTAAAGGCCAAGGAGGAGGAAGCAAAGCACCTGGCGGAGCAGCTGGGCAG GGCCCGGCAGGACGGGGAGCAGTTCAGGCTGGCGCTGGAGAAAGCGCAGAGAGAAGCCAAAGAGCGAGAGAAGAAACACCACGGGCAGCTGgcggagcagcaggagctcgtCCGGGAGGTGAAGGGCCGGCTGCTGGAACTGCTCCG gGAGAAGGACGCCCTGTGGCAGAAGACGGAGGGCATCGACCCCCGGGCCCCCAGCGTGGTGCCCCAGGACCTCAGCCTGTGTGCCCGCTGCAGCCAGGACTTCGGGTTTCTCTCCCGCAGGTACCAGTGCAG GCTGTGCCAGGGCACCGTCTGCCAGGCCTGCTCGGTGGAGAGCGGCAGGAGGGAGCGCTGCTGTCTGCTCTGCTGGCAGAAGAGGAATTTCAAGGGCACTTGA